From the genome of uncultured Fusobacterium sp.:
AAAATAGCTGGACCTATAGCAAATATCAATTTAACTCAAGGGCAAAAAATCAAAAAAGGTGAAATTGTAGCTGAAATGGATACACGTGATTACAAGGTTAATCTTGAAGTGTACAAAAAGAAGTATGATGCTGCTAAGGCTGCCAGTGATAATGCAACTTTCCAATACAATAGAGCTGAAAAGATGTATAAAGGTGGTGCTATGTCTAAAAAGAATTTTGATATGGTAACTGCTCAAAAGAAAGCTGCTATCTCTATGTTGAAAGAGGCTGAACAAGGAGTGGCAAATGCTACAAATAAATTGAAAGATACACAGTTAAAAGCTCCATATGATGGATATATATCTAAAAAGTTTGTAGATGCTGGAAGTGTAGTAAATGCAGGAACTCCAATAGCTGTAATCACTGCTGAAAAAGCTCCAGAAATAAATATCAGTGTAGCTGGTAAGGATATTAAACTTTTAGAAAATATCTCTGAAGCTGTTTTTATTCCTAATGATACTCCAGATAAAACTTACTCTTTGACATTGAAAGAGATTGGAAAAAATCCAGAGTTTGCAAAGATAACTTATCCAGCAGTTTTTGAGATAAAAGGTGGAGATGATATTAGAGTTGGAAGTAGTGGAAAGGTTGTTGTAAAATCAAACATTGATGATAGAAAAGAGATTTTTATCCCTGTGACTGCTCTATTTGAAGACAATGGTAGCAAAGTATATATATTTGAAAATGGTACAGCAGTTGCTAAAGATGTAAAGATAGGAAACCTTAAAAATGATGGAACTATTGAGATTCTTGAGGGACTAAAAAAAGATGATAAGTTTATAAGTGCAGGGGTTAATAATATAGTTGATGGAGAAAAGGTTAAACTTCTTCCTGAGCCTAGCAAAACAAATGTTGGAAATATAATGTAGAGGTGAGGAAGATGAGTATAATTGATTATTCTATAAAAAATAGAGTTGTAACTATCTATCTTACAGTAATTTTAATAGTTGGTGGGATACTTTCCTATGTAAAATTAGGAAAGTTAGAAGATCCTGAATTTAGGGTAAAAGAGGCTATTGTTTTAACTCTATATCCCGGGGCAAACCCTCACCAAGTTGAACTTGAGGTAACTGATGAGATAGAGAGTGCATTGCAACAGATTGGGCATACTGAATATATAGAGAGTATGTCAAAGGCTGGATATTCAGAGGTTAAAATCAAGCTAAAAGAGGATCTTAAAGCTGAAGTTATAGATCAATATTGGGATAATGTTAGAAAGAAGATAAATGATGTACAGAGTAAACTTCCTACTGGAGCACTGCCATCTATTATAATGGATGATTACGGAGATGTATATGGAATGTTCTTTGCTATTACAAGTGATGGATATTCAACAGAGGAGCTTAACGATTATGTTACATATATTAGAAGAGAACTTCAAGGGCTTTCAGGTGTATCAAAAACAACTGTTTATGGAAAAGTGGACACAGCAGTTGAGGTACTTATTGATAGAGAAAAAGTATCTGCTCTTGGAATAAATGAAAAGTTAATAGTTGCATCTTTCCTATCTCAAAATCTTCCTGCATATAGCAGTGGTATGGAGCATGGAGATCTGAAGATAAGAGTAAATATTAATGAGGGATTCAACTCTTTAGATGATATTGGAAACTTAGTTATCTTCTCTAAAGATAATTTAAGAGGGGGAGAAGAAGTTGTACTTCTTAAAGATATTGCCACTATAAAGAAATCTCAAGTTACACCTATTAGAAACAAAATGAGATATAATGGTAAAGAGGCTATGGGGCTTATGCTCTCTCCTGAAACAGGTACTAACGTAATTGATACAGGTAAACAGATTGAGGAGAAGTTACAAGAGATAAAATCAAATCTTCCTAAGGGGATTGAGATTGAGAAGATCTACTATCAACCAGAGCTTGTAACAACAGCTATTGGGCAGTTTGTAAGCA
Proteins encoded in this window:
- a CDS encoding efflux RND transporter periplasmic adaptor subunit; translated protein: MKKLNSKILIVAAAMLLVAGCGKSEKVEEVVRPVKVVVAGGDQATENIVFSGITVPSKETILSFKIAGPIANINLTQGQKIKKGEIVAEMDTRDYKVNLEVYKKKYDAAKAASDNATFQYNRAEKMYKGGAMSKKNFDMVTAQKKAAISMLKEAEQGVANATNKLKDTQLKAPYDGYISKKFVDAGSVVNAGTPIAVITAEKAPEINISVAGKDIKLLENISEAVFIPNDTPDKTYSLTLKEIGKNPEFAKITYPAVFEIKGGDDIRVGSSGKVVVKSNIDDRKEIFIPVTALFEDNGSKVYIFENGTAVAKDVKIGNLKNDGTIEILEGLKKDDKFISAGVNNIVDGEKVKLLPEPSKTNVGNIM